The following DNA comes from Mauremys reevesii isolate NIE-2019 linkage group 23, ASM1616193v1, whole genome shotgun sequence.
TGCTAGGTGTTTTGTATATGATGTATTTTCTCATGCTTTTCTGTGTGATCTCATGGCCACTTGCCAAGAGCCTTCTTGGAAACTGCAGGACAGAAATTTGCATGTGGCATTGACCCAAATGGGTGCAGCAGACTCCTTTCGATTTTGAGCATTATCTGGTCTATTCCTGGTCAGGTGACTAACTCAGCTTAGACCCTGGCTGTTTAACCAGCATAAAGCCCTTCTCCTTAATGGTCTAGCCATGTTATGTCATCCTGTAGATCAGTGATATTCGGACTGAGGCTCGGGAGCCACAGTTGGCTCTTCAAGTTGTTTCCTACGGCTTTTTCCAGCACATGATATTGGAACACTGtgagatttaattattaaccaatcaggatgcttttactatgttgttaaccaactgtagttgataaaataataatacgtggtcagtcattttgctgtgagaatactATATATAAAAACAACTAACTATTTCCTCATCatgctgtttaaatatgaatatgtagcactatagtaaatgaaactaTTAATTCACacaactgtggctcttttgggtagctcctgaaccactgagctCTGAGTGTCACTGCTGTCGATAGTTGTAGAGCAGGGGGTCGGAGTATGAATATTTTTTAGCCCACATCCGTAAATGTCTTTTGAACAGGTGAAAAGTAATTACAGATAGCTGGAGGCAGCTGTCTTCTGTGAGATGCAGCGGCACTGCAAAGTAGGAGGGTGTGCGTGTGAATGCACACTCCTGAGTTTCAAGGATGCTGCTGCTCTGACTTGGGGTTCCTGAAGTGGAGAATATTTTTCTGAAAAGacgggtgggtggggagggaaggaactTGCCGAAAAGCCCCAGTACATAATTGTGTAATATGTCTTGGAGGAAGTAGCAGGAGCCCGAtctggtgggtgggggtgggcaggatGGGGATTATCGCTGACAAGATCTCTGCTCAGCATTCGGAGGTGCGGGCACTCAAGCCTGTATCCATTGACGTTACTGTGGAGCAGGCTATCTGGAAAAGACAGatggggagaggaaggatgggaaGAGGCATGTGTGGAACGAGAGAGAGGGTGTGTTTGAGAAGAGGGTGCGGGGACAGacatctgctgctgcctctgtaaTTGTTAGAGTGGCTGCTCAGTGGAGTTCTTGCACCATACTTAAGATACAGAAATCAAAACTATAGATCACCAAACCAGAGGAGAATCGTGGTGCAAGGCTTTGCAAGAGGAGTGGTCAGAGTTCCCCGGAGCCATGGCTCATCAGGCTGATGCAGTTAGGGCACATCAGTGTCATAGCCAGTGGTACACAAGGGAGTGATGTGGCCAGCATCACATCTGACTGCCCTAACCCAATGCATCAGGTACCCATTTTGTAGCTGGGTGAACTGGAGGTGGCCTTTGAGCGTGAGATCAAGTGAGACAGAAACCCGCAACCTTCAAAATTGTAATCAAGCACTTTAACTATGCAGCCACAGCTGAGAAGCGGTGGTGACTTCAAATTAGGTGAGGTGTGGTGATGGTTTTGAATGAGCAGGTGGAGTGGGTGGCTCCTCAAGGGCAGAGAGGCCTCTATTGGAAGGGGACGGAGAAAGAGTACAAAATGTTTGGCCTCTTGTTTCAGATCGATAGATATTGACACCTGGTGGGTGTCTGAAATCTTTGGGCATCAGACAAGCATCTGACTGGCTCCTTGTGTGTGTTTCTATTCCAGGGATGATGGCAAAGAGGCACTCAAATTCTACACAGACCCTTCATACTTCTTTGACCTTTGGAAAGAGAAAATGCTCCAGGACACCAAGGATATCATGAAAGAAAAGCGGAAGCAcagggtgaggggatggggcATCGCTGCTACATGCTAGCAAAGAAACTGTAGATAAGACAAGGTAGGAGGAAAAGCCAGAGACTCACAGGAGACAGTTTCTCTTCAAAATCCAAGTTGTCACTTTCACTTGGGTTCTTTAGAGGGGATATGGTCCAGTTTaaaattatactttaaaaaaaaaaatccttgttgcCTGTTACTATTATCCTTGCTTGTTAAAacagagagattttaaaaatctgttcttCTGAATTTCACGCAGTTCGAATGGTGACACTAGTTCATTTTGTAGCTTTGTACCATCTGTTTCCTGGCGCTCGATGCATTAGCACAGTAAATGCTGTGTTTTGGGTGACAAGGGCAACCGTAGACCCTCTTCAGTGCTCTTGCAGTATCTTGCAGGCATCTCTGCTCAGTATTAAAGCACCTTTGGTACGCTTTGATGTAACCGGAAGATCATCACCAGTCGCTTTGAAGGAAACAAGGGATTAAGTTTAAAAATCCAGTTACACTTTAACATATGGAAGTGTTTAAGCCATGTAaactacaaaaacaaaaaaccccaccaccacaCTGGCCCAATTGCTGCACTTGAGTGTCCTTTTAACATTAGTGAATTACAAGGCAAATTGCATTATAAAAAGATTCATTTACTATACCTGCAAGGTTTAGTTTGGGGAAATCTGACTTACATTTTAAATGATTGTAACATCAAATCTCAAAGTAGATCATGACCTTCCAGTCAGAGTATAAGAGAGTTTTGGCCTATTGGAATCTTTGGAATGGGGTTGGTTTTAGCCCAGTTCGTTGTGGCCAGGTTTCCGCCTAACAAAAACCCTACTTACCACTTGCTATTAAATGGCTTCCTTTTGGAAGGAAACAAAGACCAAAGACGCAATAGAGGCTTGTCGACATTGTAAGTTGctgtgcagcaagccagggtgtgactcGTGCTGCGCAGTAATGTCCCATGTTGATAGTGTGGCACTCCAGGACTTTCATTGCCCTGTAGCATTTTCCACATGGGGCATTACTACAGATGCACACCTTGGCTTGGTGCACAGTAATGTGCCGTTTAGGCAAGCCCTAGGCTTGGGAAACTGGTCTGGCCTTCCGCTCCAGAAGATCTTTCATGGTCATAATTGAGGCACACTGATTGGAGCACAGGGGGGAAGGAGTTCATACCTGTGCTACTACCTGTGCAGTAGCTGTTCTGTAGAGAGAGGCCGTTAGTATCtcagtctgagggcttgtctagatgAATAGTTAGTGCACCAGTACTAAATTCACTCTATTGCAGCCTCAAAGAATCCCAGGATTTTTTAATCTCTTTAAATGTTAGTTCACCTTATCTCtactcctcccctcccagtgAGCTGAAATAAGGACAGACTAATTCCAAACAAGTTTGAAGTTCTAATgggtctttctttccttttcttctctAGAAAGAGAAGAAGGATAATCCCAACCGAGGGAATGTGAATCCGCGGAAAATCAAAACCCGAAAAGAGGAGTGGGAGAAATTGAAAATGGGACAGGAGTTTGTTGAGTTAAAAGACAGACAAGGACCTGCTGGGTAAGTGAATCTGGCTATTTATTCAGCTCTCCATGAAGGGGAAGCAGTCTGGCATTGTTGGTGGTAATGCAATTCACCCTGCTCTGCAGTTTCTCCAGTGCAGTGTGGATCGAAATCACCGCTAATCAGATTCCCTAAAGTAAATCTGTCTGTTGATTTAAAACTTGCAAAATAAATCAAGAATCTAAACAGTTTAAACAAGGTGGCGCAAGTGGTCTCGGAAGCAAATCTACTTCTGCTCTTGGCTCCCCTATCGCACAGATGCAGAAATGTCATGGACTTAGTCCCTTTACCCCATCATCACTCATCCCTTTGCAGCTGGGTCACCAGTTTGTCTGGCCCAGAACAGTATGAGCAAGGGCCAGAAGCAGGGCATTTGAGCACGGGGATATGGTATGGAAGGAGTGCAGACTCCGTGGCGTGCTTCCAAACCCACAGAAGCTCTTCTGAGAATGCTTCATAGGCACCAGGCTTTCCTGGGGTTCAGGGAGGGTTGGCTGCTATCTGCAGAGAGGGGTGTTCCCCACCACGAGAAATCAGCAGGTAGGGTGATGCTGACCCTTCTCTCCCAAGTTTTCACAGCAGCACTCAAGGCGTTAGTGACATAATTTTAGTAGCCTTTGTCTCCTTGTAGTTATGGGCTGAATTAATATAGTAGCCTCTCGTGGTGAGAAAAGCCGGTGAGTAGGGCAGGCAGATGTTCCCAATGTTGCTTTATGTGTCTATTTCTTTTCACACAAGGGCTCTCTTAACCTTTGGTGGCGGGGCACCGTTTCTATTACTGCTTTTTCATAAGCCACGCTTCGTGTTTCAAAATTTAGGATTTTTCTCCTCCAATCCAAGTTTTTTCAGCTACAGATCTCTCTTCAGTGCTTCCTATTCAGGATTTAATTTATCTTTTGACACCTGTCTGGCGGGAAGCAAACTGAATTCCCAAAATGCACTTCCCAGTATGCTCTTCTCTTGCCATTTGTGGCTCTTTTCACTTaagaaaatctttattttttaatcacacattttatatttaaaagtaaAACCTGCTTTTCTTTTAATAGCCAAGTCAGTTGACTTGAGACCAGGCAGGAGGAATCTGACTGCAGGACAGCAGCTTTTCCTTGCTTTCACTATTTCCCCTACAAATTCTCACATGAATTTTAGTTCGCTGTAGATTCTGATATGATGATTGAacagtgtttgtttttgtttcactgCTTTGGGTGATCTTACTCTACTGTCAAACTTGGGGATGGCCCAAACAAAACACTGCATGTTTCAGCTTTGAATACTTTGAACTTCGCTTATGACTGCATCCACAACGTGCTAGGTGCTTTCCAGACATGCAGGAGGTGATAGCCTTTGCCCTAATGAGCACATGGTTACATTAGGACTTTTATGCTGCCATGGAGAGTATGCGATGTAAATGAGACTTGACAAGTCTGTTTTTTGCCCATAATCCAGCTTTAAGAGCAAGCTTTTACCAACCCTAAAACTaacagaaatatttgttttgttttaaaaaaacacaaatattttCTTGCAGTGTTGGCAACCCACGCACTGAATTACTGTGCTGACCCGTAAAAACCTGAAAATAAACTTGTCTAGATACTAGCAATAAACCAAAGTGAGAATAACTAGTCAACTTCCATTGTCCGgactgagagagacagagaataaACAGCCGTAATGAGTGAAAGTGAATTTTAAATGTCTAAAAATCTAAACAGTTTCTAGTAATCTAAAATGCTTCAAGAAACATAGATCAGGAAACATTTTATGTacaaatcatgatttggagccaCATGGTGTCCCTTTTAAAATTAATGGTTTGTATTACTCTAGCGTATAGAGGCGCAAATTGTGACTAGGGGTCCATTATGCTGGGCTTTTAACAGAATATGAGACGTTCCTGCtagaagagcttacagtctgaatTTTGGAGTGAGGCATTTCAGCGTGAGTCTAATAACTAGGCTATTTGTGATAGAGCAGCCTGCATGGCTGTATTCCTGTTTTTGTTTCCCTGGCACTCCGTGCTGGAAGTGCTCTTTTTGGAGGTGAGGAGGAAATTGGGTATCACTATTccattgttgtttttaattttagcTATCCCTCTAATGTGGTGTATCAGAATGGCAGCATTGGCTCAGACGAGAGCATGGAAATGAACTACTATCCACCACCACCGCAGTCAGATTCTATCTCACCACCATCTCCATCCTACCCAGAGGACAGCCTGCCTCCACCACCCTTGGATTTTAGGTAATCCTCCAGGAACCATTCAGCCACAGAGAAATAGTAGGTGGTACAAAGCAATGGAGTTCGCTGGTCTAGTGCGAACATAAATGCTGTATTGAGACCCGAGTGAACCTGTCTGTCAGTAAAGTGTACAAAGCTTGTGACCCCTCCTTAATGTTTAGATTCCGTTAACGTAGTCATAGTGAGAGAACACCCATCAGTATAGagtttaaggctggaagggaccaccagatcatctagtcttaccTTGTGTACAATGCAGGCCACTAACACCATccagcactcacacacacaacccaaTAACCAAAACTAAATCCAAGTATTACAGCTCACAGGAGACAACACTCTTacatgccacaggcagagaataggaaggaCCAAGATGCACCAGTGCCCAagggcccccaccccccaacagcagggaattgattaagtgAGCTATACCAAATGATCctggcagcgtgtgtgtgtgggttgCTGCAGATGAAGGCAAACCTCCCCCGAAGGTCACTACCAATttgacctgagggaaaattccttcccagtcccacatatggtgatcagttagaccctgagcatgtgagtaagaaccagccagccaaatacCTTAGAGCGAGAACGCTCACTGCCACCTCAGAACCCTGGCCTTTCCTGTCCAACAACTCATCTCTAGCCATGGCcgtacctgatgcttcagaggaaggagattaaaaaaCACCCCAGAACATGTtttggaaggggaggggaatCCCTTCCTGAACACTGCAGGTgactggctgaaaccctgaaccATGAGCTTTTAGGAACGTAAGACATAAACTGGAAGCGAGCTCCAGGGCTGTTAAACCCTGCCCCTTACtatcacaagcaaccccatcatacAATCACACTcttaaatttgtccagctctcttaAAATTAATTATGTTAAAGCCCCAAACTTCCCATAATACCCTGTATAACAGGAGAGCATTATCCCACTTTTCTTACTCTGCCATATGTACACTTACTATGCTGAAGCACCCCTCCTCGTAGAATCAGGGTTCCATTAGACAGTCTTGGCCCAGTTTTGGATGCCCAATTGATCTTTCTCCCTCTTCAAATACAAATGCTTGAGAGCATGTGGTCCTGCATCCCCAACAGCACTCTGCACAGAAACAGTCCCTGTTACTGGGTTCTTACGCTATCACCACTTTCCCCTCTGATCTTTGCAAGTGCAAGGTGTAGGTGCTCTGAGACCTCAGAGTTCAAGTTTTTGGGGTCCTATCGTCTCATACACGGTCTAGATCCTCGTATCCCAGAGACATCAATGttctgcaggatcaggtccattaCACACCAGTTCCCGAATGGTCTGATATTGGCTCAAGTCACAAAGGTCTAAACTAGAGTATCTTTTAAATAGAGGAACCAGAAAAGTACGGCAAAAGTAAATATATAGAGGGAATAGGTGACTGACAAATGCTATACTACTAGCTTGATTAAACCATATCAAAAGGCAACCTAGCTTGTGAGTCTGAGTTTCCAATACAATCTGTCAGCCTGAGACAGGCACTCCATCCTGCAGCAGCTCTCTAGGTGACAGTGGAGATGGGTGCTTCAGTTAAAACTTGTCCTGGTTTATGCAGTTACTTAAAGGCCTGGCTGCCCCCTGAATCTCTAATTTGAGAAAAAGGGTGGAGGTAAATCGGCCCTTCATTATAAAATGACCAATAGTCTCTATGATGTATCAGATGAACACCATAGGGTGCATGTTACATCTGCTAGGTTTTGAGGTGAAAGCATTCTGTTTGCTAGCATTCAATGTAAGCTTCTTTTTACCAATATGTAAGCTAGTAACACAGCATTTTCTTGGCACCATTGTTTCCTGCCAATGGAAAGTTTATTCAGTCATTTATGAATCCATATTTCCCTTCAGTGTGTATTGGATCCCATTACCCTTTTTTCCCCTAGACAAGAGGTGACAAATCATCACCAGTGCTCCAGTAAAGAACCAGTGAATGGGTCTATACCAGTATGTGTTAATAGCATATGAACTTGCATAGCACAGAAAACAAGAACTAAAGGTTAGCTCGATAGACATCCCTGCTTAGCAGCTGAATGGATACAGAATGACTGGCGTTGCTCTAGAAGGTTCTGAGCTGAGAGGGCAGTCTGGCCTCTGGCAGAGAGAGATTTGGTGGTTGGCTCGTACAGTGTACTGTTACTGTGCTGGCTGATGGGATGTCTGATGGCATTTCTCTCAGCTGCATTGTCAGCTGTCAGTTCTGTTCTCCTAGCCAAGGGTAATGCAGCAGGATAGTCAGCACTAGGACCCTGGAGAACTTCAGTAAAAACTGGGAGTTGGAGGGGATAGCTGGACAAAATCCTCTCTAATCTGACTCAAAGCTAATGgcgttctttctctctctgcccccacccccaatattaCTCTTTTCTCCTGCAACAGCTACCCAGTAGACAACCAAAGAGGTTCTGGTTCTGGAGGACAAAAAAGATCCAGCCTGGTCAGTCCAAGCCATCCTCCACCAGCTCCTCCGATTGGATCCCCATCCAGTGCCAGGCCAGGCTTTGCTCcgcctcctgctcctcccccaccaccaccaatgtCAGGAATTCCCCCGCCACCTCCTCCTATAGGATTTCCAAATTCAGGGATGCCGTCGCCACCATCTccatcctccttccctcctcaccccgacttttctgcccctcctcctccatcaCCTCCAGCAGCAGAATACTTCGCTGTGCCTCCACCGCCATCACCTCAGCCAGTAGATggtgctcctccccctcctccccctcctcctcctcctggtccCCCACCTGTGCCTTCCAGTGGCATGGATGGTGCACCAGCTCCACTTCTGCCTCCAGACTCCTCGGCCTCCAAGCCAAAATCTTCCTTGCCTCCTGTTACTGATGCCAGAAGTGACTTGCTGTCAGCTATCCGTCAAggtaagccctggctgggatttttATGTATCCTCTTTCCCATAAGCCTAGCTATTGCCTCTTCTGAGGGAGGTTCCAGGGCGCGGGAGCCCGGGATCCATCCCAtgggcagcactgctgctgccttgCTCCTTGTGACACACCCCTCCTGTGGATGATCTAACCCAAAGAAAGTCTCAGCACCCCGTTTCACCCCAATGAGGGTGCCCCACAAGAATCAATGCAGCTCCCAAGCTGCAGTCAAACTGCCTTTAGAGCAGCAACACACAGCGCTTGGGCGGAGTGTGGGAAGCCAGCTCCTCCGGCTTCCTCCAGTCACCCGTGCTCCAAACCTATCCAGGCTGGGTCAGTGGTTTGACCTGTATGCCCCCTTCTGTGCAGTCGTCGTGCCAGGCTGGCCCAGTGCAATCCAGGGCTATTCAGAGCACAGCATTGGAGCAACAGTTCTCTGTAGACCCCATGAAATCTCCAGCCGTTGAGTGACCACCTCTCTGCCTTCTTCCCCTTGCCAGGCTTCCAGCTCCGCAAGGTGGAGGAACAGCGGGAACAGGAGAAGCGGGACGTTGGGGGCAATGACGTGGCAACGATCCTTTCTCGCCGCATCGCTGTGGAATACAGCGACTCTGAGGATGATTCTTCGGAGTTTGGCGACGACTGGTCTGATTAACCGTGGTCCTGCTCCCCAGACTCCTCACTAGCCTGACCCCTTTCTTAAAGAGCCAAGTACTTCCTAGGTTGCCAAAGCCTTTTAGCTTTTCCTGTCTCCTCCAGTAACCGAAGATGTACCAAGGGGGTTCAGCAAATCACCATTGGCTTTGGCAAGACTTGCACTCGCCTTTCCAAAA
Coding sequences within:
- the WASF2 gene encoding wiskott-Aldrich syndrome protein family member 2 — protein: MPLVTRNIEPRHLCRQTLPSVRSELECMTNITLANVIRQLGSLSKFAEDIFGELFTQANTFAFRVSSLVERVDRLQVKVTQLDPKEEEVSLQGINTRKAFKSSTTQDQKLFDRDSLPVPVLETYGICNTPPPLNILSPYRDDGKEALKFYTDPSYFFDLWKEKMLQDTKDIMKEKRKHRKEKKDNPNRGNVNPRKIKTRKEEWEKLKMGQEFVELKDRQGPAGYPSNVVYQNGSIGSDESMEMNYYPPPPQSDSISPPSPSYPEDSLPPPPLDFSYPVDNQRGSGSGGQKRSSLVSPSHPPPAPPIGSPSSARPGFAPPPAPPPPPPMSGIPPPPPPIGFPNSGMPSPPSPSSFPPHPDFSAPPPPSPPAAEYFAVPPPPSPQPVDGAPPPPPPPPPPGPPPVPSSGMDGAPAPLLPPDSSASKPKSSLPPVTDARSDLLSAIRQGFQLRKVEEQREQEKRDVGGNDVATILSRRIAVEYSDSEDDSSEFGDDWSD